In a genomic window of Dyadobacter fermentans DSM 18053:
- a CDS encoding tyrosinase family protein, whose product MAQYVRNNAWNNGGTFDNKDLYWYARGVEAMMARPIADSASWWFYAAIHGEYANPNTPWYPRPAAFPGWSFIQGTPQVPTTPLPDSATMDLYWNQCQHGSWYFFPWHRGYLMSLETQLRADIVAAGGPDTWALPYWNYFGGQGGSQSQMPPAFAAETLPEGTPNALFVTMRYGPDGDGNIYVPCPPKYPTGPINAKAMKNDLFTGSDAVTRPPGFGGPQTTFAHNGSPHGNFESNPHDLVHGYVGGQPGPSDAIYGIMGDPGTAALDPIFYLHHCNIDRMWEAWNDQGNSNPTVSSWTNGPSRQFAMPTASGKPWNYTPGDVSTLANLDYSYESLGIEDAPQAPKTQPALTLAKRLETLGASPEASNASLEAAASTAPRKTELLGASPTALKLSKTPIEITVALDASTRKAAEVSLLKASVSALPDKAYLRLENVSGIYDATILGISVSTPESGGSYLVGHVALFGLRRATVSDGQHGGEGLSFILDITPFIDELHLNNALNADAVKVAIVPDKPLPDGTEVTIGRVSIYREAF is encoded by the coding sequence ATGGCTCAATACGTGCGTAACAACGCCTGGAACAACGGCGGTACTTTCGACAACAAAGACCTGTACTGGTACGCCAGGGGCGTCGAGGCGATGATGGCCCGTCCCATTGCCGATTCTGCCAGCTGGTGGTTTTATGCCGCCATCCACGGCGAGTATGCCAATCCCAATACCCCGTGGTATCCCCGGCCGGCCGCCTTCCCGGGGTGGAGCTTCATCCAGGGCACACCACAGGTACCCACCACTCCCCTGCCCGACTCCGCCACCATGGACCTGTACTGGAACCAGTGCCAACACGGAAGCTGGTATTTCTTCCCGTGGCACCGCGGCTACCTGATGTCGCTGGAAACCCAGCTGCGCGCGGACATTGTAGCAGCCGGCGGACCAGACACCTGGGCGCTCCCCTACTGGAACTATTTCGGAGGCCAGGGTGGTAGCCAAAGCCAGATGCCACCGGCATTTGCAGCCGAAACACTGCCCGAAGGAACGCCTAATGCCCTTTTCGTGACGATGCGCTACGGCCCGGATGGCGACGGCAACATTTACGTACCCTGCCCGCCCAAATACCCAACCGGCCCGATCAATGCAAAGGCCATGAAAAACGACCTTTTCACAGGCAGCGACGCGGTAACACGCCCGCCCGGCTTTGGCGGACCGCAAACCACATTTGCCCACAACGGTTCTCCGCACGGTAACTTTGAAAGCAACCCGCACGATCTGGTACATGGCTATGTAGGCGGCCAGCCAGGCCCTTCCGATGCGATCTACGGCATTATGGGCGACCCCGGCACAGCCGCATTAGACCCGATTTTCTATCTCCACCACTGCAATATCGACCGCATGTGGGAGGCCTGGAATGACCAGGGCAACAGCAATCCGACGGTGTCCAGCTGGACGAATGGCCCTTCGCGCCAGTTTGCGATGCCTACCGCCTCCGGCAAACCCTGGAACTACACGCCGGGTGACGTGTCCACGCTCGCCAACCTCGATTACAGCTACGAAAGCCTGGGTATCGAAGACGCACCTCAGGCCCCCAAAACACAGCCGGCGCTTACCCTTGCCAAACGCCTTGAAACCCTGGGAGCGTCACCGGAAGCCTCCAATGCCAGCCTGGAAGCAGCGGCGAGCACAGCACCAAGGAAAACCGAACTGCTGGGTGCAAGTCCAACCGCTCTGAAACTCAGCAAAACGCCCATCGAAATCACTGTTGCACTGGACGCCAGCACGCGCAAGGCCGCGGAAGTAAGCCTGCTGAAAGCCTCCGTCAGCGCACTGCCCGATAAAGCCTACCTTCGCCTCGAAAACGTGAGCGGGATTTATGACGCCACCATTCTCGGCATTTCGGTAAGCACGCCCGAAAGCGGCGGCAGTTATCTCGTTGGCCATGTTGCGCTTTTCGGCTTGCGGCGCGCAACCGTTTCGGACGGCCAGCATGGCGGGGAAGGACTTTCCTTTATCCTCGACATCACGCCGTTCATCGATGAGCTGCATCTCAACAACGCGCTCAATGCGGACGCTGTGAAAGTGGCCATCGTGCCCGACAAACCCCTCCCCGACGGTACGGAGGTAACCATCGGCCGTGTAAGCATTTACCGCGAAGCGTTTTAA
- a CDS encoding DUF2182 domain-containing protein yields the protein MIYNDREYRQVRNVVMGVSLIAWAMIFNKPASSSSWCCGGDCPSQLQMALGADAPLTLIAEVALTENAPGPLLGDWALMLLAMMTPTLIHPLVHVRMSSFASRRLRATALFTAGYLGMWMLAGLPFLATMLASRAIWPGSYIPAIVVGMFALLWQASPIKQRALNRCHKHMPLHAFGKKADADTLVFGVVHGSWCLSSCWALMLFAMLLPEGHSLGMAAVSILVFCERLDPPKTPAWQWRGFSTISGYLMNRIPKTHAGSTTGA from the coding sequence ATGATTTACAACGACAGGGAATACAGGCAGGTGAGGAATGTGGTGATGGGCGTCAGCCTGATTGCCTGGGCCATGATTTTCAATAAGCCCGCCTCCTCATCGTCCTGGTGCTGCGGCGGCGATTGCCCGAGTCAGCTGCAAATGGCTCTCGGAGCGGACGCCCCACTGACCCTGATCGCGGAAGTGGCACTGACAGAAAATGCGCCTGGTCCCCTGCTCGGGGATTGGGCGCTTATGCTGCTGGCCATGATGACGCCCACGCTGATACACCCGCTCGTGCACGTACGGATGAGCAGCTTCGCCAGCAGGCGTCTCCGGGCGACGGCGCTGTTTACAGCAGGATATTTGGGAATGTGGATGCTGGCTGGCCTGCCTTTTCTGGCCACCATGCTGGCTTCCAGGGCGATATGGCCGGGATCATACATACCGGCGATCGTGGTGGGCATGTTCGCATTGCTTTGGCAGGCCTCGCCCATTAAACAACGGGCGCTGAACCGCTGCCACAAGCACATGCCATTGCATGCATTCGGCAAAAAGGCGGATGCAGATACGTTGGTTTTTGGGGTGGTGCATGGAAGCTGGTGCCTTTCTTCCTGCTGGGCGCTGATGCTTTTTGCAATGCTGCTGCCGGAAGGGCATTCGCTGGGAATGGCGGCGGTGAGCATCCTTGTGTTTTGCGAGCGGCTCGACCCACCCAAAACACCGGCCTGGCAATGGCGCGGTTTTAGTACCATTTCAGGATACTTGATGAACCGGATACCCAAAACCCACGCCGGATCAACGACTGGTGCCTGA
- a CDS encoding DUF7868 domain-containing protein: MYSAQNRETIALRTEPLEVWGAGADADIPLTREGIDKLAQSYADTLIGRTGRIYLALENIRGTRDATILKVYVHTTELAEWQVEHLADSISLFGLRRASSAEGLTSFLDITSIINNLSATGPFHQMRVHIQPERVLPETTDIVIESIRIFLEH; encoded by the coding sequence ATGTACTCCGCCCAAAATCGTGAAACGATTGCATTGCGTACAGAGCCACTGGAAGTCTGGGGAGCTGGCGCCGATGCAGACATTCCGCTCACCCGGGAAGGCATTGATAAGTTGGCGCAATCGTATGCAGACACGCTCATTGGGAGGACCGGCCGCATTTACCTGGCACTTGAAAATATCCGCGGAACCCGGGACGCCACCATTCTGAAAGTGTATGTCCATACTACCGAACTGGCGGAATGGCAGGTGGAACATCTGGCCGATAGCATCAGCCTGTTCGGGCTGCGCAGAGCCAGTAGCGCCGAGGGCCTCACATCATTTCTCGACATTACTTCCATTATCAATAACCTGTCGGCAACTGGCCCGTTTCATCAGATGCGCGTCCATATCCAGCCCGAGCGGGTATTGCCAGAGACGACGGACATTGTAATTGAGAGCATTCGTATATTTCTGGAACATTAG
- a CDS encoding ferritin-like domain-containing protein: MSTNENASLIGDLIEINNDRVAGFEKVIEDIKDENVDLKAIFAEYAQQSRKNVQELSAIAGTAPHLEEDKSVSGTLHRVWIDVKSLFGGSDRASILSEAERGEDAIKKAYQDAVNRSGLSLEAQEIIRGQAQGIYAAHDRIKALRDAAKA; this comes from the coding sequence ATGTCAACCAACGAAAACGCAAGCCTGATCGGCGATCTGATCGAGATCAATAATGACCGCGTCGCCGGCTTTGAGAAAGTGATTGAGGATATTAAAGATGAAAATGTAGACTTGAAAGCGATTTTTGCAGAGTATGCCCAGCAAAGCCGCAAAAATGTACAGGAGCTTTCAGCCATCGCCGGGACCGCCCCGCACCTTGAAGAAGATAAGAGTGTAAGCGGGACATTACACCGCGTGTGGATCGATGTGAAGTCCCTGTTCGGTGGAAGCGACCGCGCCAGCATTCTCTCGGAAGCCGAAAGAGGTGAGGACGCCATCAAAAAGGCCTACCAGGATGCCGTGAACAGAAGCGGGCTTTCGCTGGAAGCACAGGAAATCATCAGAGGCCAGGCACAGGGCATCTACGCCGCACACGACCGGATTAAAGCACTACGCGACGCGGCGAAAGCATAA
- a CDS encoding nucleoside hydrolase translates to MFWVKNLCLILTGILILESHACAQKPAAPPVSVILDTDMDSDVDDVGALAMLHAYEKRNMARILGIIVTSDEKYSAGCTDAINRWFGRKDIPIGVSQKDSLRTFSRYTRQISERFPTRFTTNADAEDGTALYRKLLAAQPDTSVVIITIGHLTSLARLMTSGPDTISPLNGADLVKRKVKRWSCMGGQFPAGKEANFYRPDPASTIICLAKWELPVTFAGWEAGNQIVTGGPAFKSQSNPNSPTYHAYDLYNGFAGRASWDQLSVLEAIEGTDPYFDLRKDGQCKVAPDGSNQWISLPNGLHGYLSIRSSVATIRERINMLMLGTRNP, encoded by the coding sequence ATGTTTTGGGTTAAAAATCTTTGCCTGATTCTCACCGGAATCCTGATTCTCGAAAGCCACGCATGTGCCCAAAAGCCGGCGGCACCTCCCGTTTCTGTCATTCTCGACACGGACATGGACTCCGATGTGGACGACGTGGGCGCGCTTGCCATGCTCCATGCGTATGAAAAGCGTAATATGGCCCGCATCCTGGGCATCATAGTAACAAGCGATGAGAAATACAGTGCCGGCTGTACAGATGCCATCAACAGATGGTTTGGCCGTAAGGATATTCCGATCGGCGTCAGCCAGAAAGACTCGCTGCGAACATTTTCCAGATACACCAGGCAAATCTCAGAGCGCTTCCCCACCCGGTTTACAACCAATGCCGATGCGGAAGACGGGACGGCGCTATACCGGAAATTGCTGGCCGCACAGCCTGACACCAGCGTGGTTATTATCACCATCGGGCACCTGACAAGTCTTGCCCGGCTGATGACGTCAGGCCCGGATACGATCAGCCCGTTGAACGGCGCCGACCTTGTGAAAAGAAAAGTGAAGCGATGGTCCTGCATGGGAGGCCAGTTCCCTGCGGGAAAAGAAGCCAACTTTTACAGGCCAGACCCCGCTTCAACCATTATTTGCCTTGCCAAATGGGAACTGCCCGTAACTTTCGCCGGCTGGGAAGCAGGTAACCAGATCGTTACCGGCGGCCCGGCATTTAAATCACAATCCAATCCGAATAGCCCTACTTACCACGCGTACGATCTCTACAATGGCTTTGCAGGACGTGCAAGCTGGGACCAGCTCTCCGTTTTGGAAGCGATTGAAGGAACTGATCCCTACTTTGATCTAAGGAAAGACGGCCAATGCAAAGTTGCCCCCGATGGAAGCAACCAATGGATTTCGCTACCCAACGGCCTGCACGGCTATTTAAGCATCAGATCGTCTGTCGCCACCATCCGCGAGCGAATCAATATGCTGATGCTTGGTACGCGCAATCCTTAA
- a CDS encoding endo-alpha-N-acetylgalactosaminidase family protein, translating to MKYHLLPVLLVLFAFRLNAQAPKPAYQYIRIEADKPVLNPVLHPDEKATLRVTGVLRDGRAVPLKIGDVHFNAKNRITSGNAPVVTLTGNQVTGREGGIATITALYSTGSQTLTATTDITVRPYYRDYHQALVMKLMMGMEGEPVERLRKEPLFARQHDVICTFEQALEVIRKTDNLTNGIPKILYLVGWQKGGHDHQYPAWDEVNPRLKRAQDATALESLRWLIREGRKYNTTVSLHINMVDAYRHSPLWDEYVKRDIIAKDKNGKLLVAGMQIQGDSMYHVSYTREWDQGLGQKRIDALIEMVPELKEGKTIHVDVFVAKGEHEETISPWHAKKENGGIDIYKEVETQRKIFKYWRAKGFDVTGEGIFWAHPPGEGFTGLQPMSWWYPDDAAYQLETPEMLSARGRTSRKDDGDFRFGSSMQGEEIFLKDKDNLPGFMAQFCRTTLPWYYLSRLSRVGMAGDTLFYSEGVRAGVENGHRVIRKGAFILRDNDDFFVPALWQGKQIMAYSEHGYDKRRWLLPAEWKGTSRAAIYEIGIDGRKLLEKGKVLTGNAIELSLRPGTAVMILPE from the coding sequence ATGAAGTATCATCTGCTACCGGTTTTGCTGGTCCTGTTTGCATTCCGGCTGAATGCACAGGCGCCCAAACCGGCGTACCAATATATCAGAATAGAAGCCGACAAACCGGTGCTAAACCCGGTGCTGCATCCCGATGAAAAAGCCACCTTGCGCGTGACAGGTGTCCTGCGCGACGGACGGGCTGTGCCGCTGAAAATCGGCGACGTGCATTTCAATGCCAAAAACAGGATCACCAGCGGCAATGCGCCAGTGGTGACGCTGACAGGCAACCAGGTGACGGGCCGGGAAGGGGGCATTGCCACCATTACCGCATTGTATTCGACGGGCAGCCAAACATTGACGGCCACAACAGATATCACCGTGAGGCCCTACTACCGTGATTACCATCAGGCACTCGTCATGAAATTGATGATGGGCATGGAAGGCGAACCGGTGGAGCGACTTCGAAAAGAACCGTTGTTTGCCAGGCAGCACGACGTGATCTGCACGTTCGAGCAGGCGCTTGAAGTGATCCGTAAAACAGATAATCTCACAAATGGCATTCCGAAAATACTCTACCTCGTAGGCTGGCAAAAAGGCGGGCACGACCACCAGTATCCGGCCTGGGACGAGGTGAACCCGCGCCTCAAACGCGCGCAGGACGCCACGGCGCTCGAAAGTCTCCGCTGGCTGATCCGCGAAGGACGGAAATACAACACGACTGTGAGCCTGCATATCAATATGGTGGACGCCTACCGCCACAGCCCGCTCTGGGACGAGTATGTGAAGCGCGACATCATCGCGAAGGACAAAAATGGAAAGCTGCTCGTGGCCGGGATGCAGATCCAGGGCGACAGCATGTACCACGTAAGCTATACGCGTGAATGGGACCAGGGCCTGGGTCAGAAACGAATTGACGCGCTCATCGAAATGGTGCCCGAGCTGAAAGAGGGTAAAACGATCCATGTCGACGTGTTCGTTGCCAAAGGTGAGCACGAGGAAACGATCAGTCCGTGGCATGCGAAAAAGGAAAACGGCGGTATCGACATTTATAAAGAAGTGGAAACCCAGCGCAAGATCTTCAAATACTGGCGGGCGAAAGGCTTCGATGTGACGGGGGAAGGGATTTTCTGGGCGCATCCACCGGGCGAAGGTTTCACGGGCCTGCAACCAATGTCGTGGTGGTACCCTGATGACGCCGCCTACCAGCTCGAAACGCCCGAAATGCTTTCCGCCCGTGGCCGCACCAGCCGGAAAGACGATGGAGATTTCCGTTTTGGGTCGAGTATGCAGGGAGAAGAAATTTTTCTGAAAGACAAAGATAACCTGCCCGGTTTCATGGCCCAGTTTTGCCGCACGACGCTGCCCTGGTACTATCTGAGCCGGCTCAGCCGCGTGGGTATGGCAGGCGACACCTTGTTTTATTCGGAAGGTGTGCGGGCAGGAGTGGAGAACGGCCACCGCGTGATCCGAAAGGGGGCGTTCATTTTGCGGGATAACGACGACTTTTTTGTGCCGGCATTGTGGCAGGGCAAGCAAATCATGGCATACAGCGAGCACGGCTACGATAAACGCCGCTGGCTGCTGCCGGCGGAATGGAAGGGCACTTCCCGTGCAGCTATTTACGAGATCGGGATAGATGGCAGAAAGCTGCTGGAAAAAGGCAAAGTGCTGACTGGCAATGCCATTGAACTGTCTCTTCGGCCAGGTACAGCAGTGATGATTTTGCCCGAATAA
- a CDS encoding right-handed parallel beta-helix repeat-containing protein: protein MFFLKKLHFNALFFLFVLSFTTRGQSVSVSDAGIRPDSYENVTARVQKVIDQAIQSGQKKIVFPKGRYDFWPDGAVRARYFISNTSTEAEDPDKIRIIGMLFKNARGLTIEGNGALFMFHGKMTTMVFDHCSDVKLQNVHVDFERPTMSEMGYANVSEGGVELDIHPDARYAIRDGRLEWFGEGWKTNHFHAVEFDTTLKTMLYSDWKPFGNSKATGLAPRRVRFETPRDFKPKQGNILTVRDIIRDQVGMLILESKNMTLEDVGMHYMHGLGIVSQYTENVTMRRVTCAPRPESGRIIASSADFMHFSGCRGKVTVEDCRFSGAHDDPINVHGTNLRITGKPAANQLKLRFMHGQSYGFNAYFPGDTVAYVHAASMQRFAQGRVKNVERLSDREVLVTFEQPVPAGLEEHDCVENMTWTPEVLIRGNHFTRTNTRGVLLTTPRKAIIENNTFFRTGMSAVLIEADAEGWYESGPVRDVTIRNNEFVDCAYQGGPGNAVIAIHPSNKVADVKQPVHFNIRIENNVFKTFDYPVLYGKSTQGLFFANNTVIRSHDLAPQTDHKVMFYFNGCSKVELSGTKLQGDVLGRNIRLENMPKMNVKQTGSEKFIIQSF from the coding sequence ATGTTTTTTCTTAAAAAGTTGCATTTCAATGCATTATTCTTTCTTTTTGTCCTTTCGTTCACGACGCGTGGGCAGTCCGTTTCGGTGTCCGACGCCGGCATCCGGCCGGATAGCTACGAGAATGTGACAGCCCGTGTGCAAAAGGTGATCGACCAGGCTATTCAAAGTGGGCAGAAGAAGATCGTATTCCCGAAAGGCCGCTACGATTTCTGGCCCGACGGCGCCGTTAGGGCCAGGTATTTTATCTCCAACACATCTACCGAAGCGGAAGACCCCGACAAGATCAGGATCATTGGAATGCTGTTCAAAAATGCCCGCGGCCTGACGATCGAGGGCAACGGGGCGCTGTTTATGTTCCATGGGAAAATGACGACGATGGTCTTCGATCATTGCAGCGATGTGAAACTGCAAAACGTGCATGTCGATTTCGAGCGGCCCACCATGTCTGAAATGGGGTATGCGAATGTATCGGAAGGCGGTGTGGAACTCGATATCCACCCGGATGCGCGTTACGCCATTCGGGACGGCCGTCTCGAATGGTTTGGAGAAGGCTGGAAAACCAACCATTTCCACGCGGTGGAGTTTGATACCACTTTAAAAACCATGCTTTACAGCGACTGGAAGCCATTTGGCAACAGCAAAGCTACCGGGCTGGCACCCCGCCGTGTCCGTTTTGAAACGCCCCGCGATTTCAAGCCGAAACAGGGCAATATCCTTACCGTCCGCGACATTATCCGCGACCAGGTGGGCATGCTCATCCTGGAAAGCAAAAATATGACGCTGGAAGACGTGGGCATGCATTACATGCACGGCCTGGGTATCGTGAGCCAGTATACCGAAAATGTGACGATGCGCCGGGTGACCTGCGCACCGCGGCCGGAGTCAGGCCGGATCATCGCTTCTTCGGCGGATTTCATGCACTTCTCGGGTTGCCGGGGCAAGGTAACCGTCGAAGACTGCCGTTTCTCGGGCGCGCATGACGATCCTATTAATGTGCACGGTACCAATCTGCGCATCACGGGCAAGCCTGCTGCCAATCAGTTAAAACTTCGCTTCATGCACGGCCAGAGTTACGGTTTCAATGCCTATTTCCCCGGCGATACCGTGGCATATGTGCACGCCGCTTCCATGCAGCGCTTTGCGCAGGGTAGGGTGAAAAATGTGGAGCGCCTAAGCGACCGCGAGGTGCTGGTCACTTTTGAGCAGCCCGTGCCTGCCGGTTTGGAGGAACACGATTGTGTTGAAAATATGACCTGGACGCCGGAAGTGCTCATCCGAGGCAACCATTTCACCCGCACCAATACCCGCGGAGTGCTGCTGACGACGCCCCGCAAAGCCATTATCGAGAATAATACATTTTTCCGGACCGGGATGAGCGCCGTGCTCATCGAAGCCGATGCGGAGGGCTGGTATGAGTCGGGGCCGGTGCGGGACGTCACGATCCGGAATAACGAGTTCGTCGATTGCGCCTACCAGGGCGGTCCGGGTAATGCCGTGATTGCCATTCACCCATCCAACAAAGTGGCCGATGTGAAGCAGCCTGTTCATTTCAATATCCGCATCGAGAACAATGTCTTCAAGACTTTTGACTATCCCGTTTTGTATGGCAAAAGCACGCAAGGGCTGTTTTTTGCCAATAACACCGTCATCAGGAGCCATGATCTCGCACCGCAGACGGACCATAAGGTCATGTTCTATTTCAATGGCTGTTCAAAAGTAGAGCTCAGCGGAACGAAGCTGCAAGGCGATGTGCTGGGCCGAAACATCAGGCTCGAAAACATGCCTAAAATGAATGTAAAGCAGACGGGCAGCGAGAAGTTTATTATCCAATCATTTTAA
- a CDS encoding DUF5018-related domain-containing protein, translated as MKKLTYSISLGLLLASATLLTGCLDKGLDELPAFEEAKIINVFTEYRFADATAKNNDGSPKVNMVNLPVARTFKLRENTPGAATDSVLLEITVPQASGAFTAAVRDKVNVGDLVLYGNISTAADITPLSGAPLLGVPGDFSSPRQYQVTAADGKNTRVWTIKVNKIIK; from the coding sequence ATGAAGAAACTAACCTATTCCATTTCCCTGGGACTGCTGCTGGCGTCGGCGACATTGCTGACAGGCTGCCTGGATAAAGGCCTCGACGAGCTTCCCGCATTTGAAGAAGCGAAGATTATCAATGTATTTACGGAGTACCGCTTCGCGGACGCCACGGCCAAAAACAACGATGGTTCGCCGAAGGTCAACATGGTGAACCTGCCTGTGGCGCGGACTTTCAAACTCCGCGAGAACACGCCGGGCGCTGCTACCGATTCGGTTTTGCTGGAAATAACCGTTCCGCAGGCTTCTGGTGCATTCACGGCCGCTGTGCGGGACAAGGTAAATGTCGGCGATCTGGTGTTGTACGGCAACATCTCGACGGCTGCCGACATCACGCCGCTTTCTGGCGCGCCTTTACTAGGCGTCCCGGGCGATTTTTCGTCACCCCGACAGTATCAGGTGACGGCTGCCGATGGCAAGAATACCCGTGTTTGGACCATTAAAGTGAACAAAATAATCAAGTAG
- a CDS encoding RagB/SusD family nutrient uptake outer membrane protein, translated as MKNLRYTLLTFILLLTVASCKNDLLDTKPFEGKYDESTVWGTMESAEAFVFSTYADVLGNYTSFVGEEGYTTNNIDGRGNVVSRGQITRDDDNFGFNRFAQIRRCNLIIEKAASSAALTEANKALLVAEAKSLRAMVNFFLVKRFGRFIWIDKVLTPDDELELPLTADATESYQIVMKDIDDAIAGLPETSASGRANKYVAQALKSEVALQAAAYTGDAAYFQKAIDAADAVINSGKYAIDPDYEGMFNEKNRYSKEIIMGVYRSSANTNCDNIEDMQNVVPNTNNDYVTRSGGGPLFKVDKTFEAWLYYSPSQNLVDKYLVVDQSSGDAVKWSESSQFKKNLTKTAGGSHAESANYTGQTGDVSALIYAHRDKRFYATVVYDSCTWFNETVTTKLKGNLHRLVNGALGPHIGVTNYYWRKGVYNVSPRVFYGIPTDYHWPIFRLGEVYLNKAEALLKQGKTGEAVAALNVTRVAHGQLPASKAASPARAWEDYKLERQVELVKEKDFYWSLLRWGKYGREANHGIAPGGNIPELEEAPTFIEIAQDRKSYFIDPITFNVNNVRDFDETKRYLFPIPQGQVNRNSKLQQNPNW; from the coding sequence ATGAAAAATCTGAGATATACTTTATTGACTTTTATCTTGCTGTTGACGGTCGCTTCGTGCAAGAATGACCTGCTCGATACGAAGCCGTTCGAAGGCAAGTACGACGAATCGACCGTGTGGGGCACGATGGAATCGGCCGAGGCGTTTGTTTTCAGCACCTATGCCGATGTACTGGGAAATTACACGAGTTTCGTGGGCGAGGAAGGTTATACGACCAACAACATTGATGGTCGGGGCAACGTGGTGAGCCGCGGGCAAATCACCCGCGATGACGATAACTTCGGCTTCAACCGCTTTGCGCAGATCCGTCGTTGCAACCTTATTATCGAAAAAGCAGCTTCATCCGCCGCGCTCACCGAGGCGAACAAAGCCCTGCTCGTGGCGGAAGCTAAGTCCCTGCGGGCAATGGTCAACTTTTTTCTCGTCAAACGTTTCGGCCGGTTTATCTGGATCGATAAGGTCCTTACGCCCGACGACGAACTAGAATTGCCATTAACGGCCGATGCAACGGAATCCTACCAGATCGTGATGAAGGACATCGACGATGCCATCGCCGGCCTGCCGGAAACATCGGCATCGGGCCGCGCGAACAAGTATGTGGCACAGGCGCTGAAATCGGAAGTGGCATTGCAGGCAGCCGCCTACACCGGCGACGCAGCCTATTTCCAAAAAGCCATCGACGCCGCCGATGCGGTGATCAACAGCGGGAAATATGCGATCGACCCCGATTACGAAGGCATGTTCAATGAGAAAAACCGGTATTCCAAAGAGATCATTATGGGCGTATACCGCAGCAGCGCCAACACCAATTGCGATAATATTGAAGATATGCAGAATGTGGTGCCGAACACGAATAACGACTACGTAACACGCTCGGGCGGAGGGCCGTTGTTCAAGGTGGACAAAACGTTCGAGGCGTGGCTTTACTATTCGCCCTCGCAGAATCTCGTCGATAAGTACCTGGTCGTGGATCAGTCGAGCGGTGATGCCGTGAAATGGAGCGAAAGCAGCCAGTTTAAGAAAAATTTAACCAAAACAGCCGGCGGCTCACATGCCGAAAGTGCTAATTACACCGGTCAGACGGGCGACGTAAGCGCGCTGATCTATGCCCACCGCGACAAGCGTTTTTACGCCACGGTCGTGTACGATTCCTGCACGTGGTTCAACGAAACGGTTACGACCAAACTGAAAGGAAACCTGCACCGCCTGGTGAACGGAGCGCTGGGGCCGCATATCGGCGTTACCAATTATTACTGGCGCAAAGGCGTGTATAATGTCTCGCCGAGGGTATTTTACGGCATTCCGACCGATTATCACTGGCCGATTTTCCGGTTGGGAGAGGTGTATCTCAATAAGGCAGAAGCATTGCTGAAACAGGGTAAGACTGGTGAGGCCGTCGCTGCACTGAATGTGACACGGGTTGCGCACGGTCAGCTGCCTGCCTCCAAAGCGGCTTCGCCGGCCCGAGCGTGGGAGGATTACAAGCTGGAAAGACAGGTCGAACTCGTGAAGGAAAAGGACTTTTACTGGAGCCTGCTGCGCTGGGGCAAGTACGGCCGGGAGGCCAACCACGGCATTGCGCCGGGAGGCAACATCCCGGAACTCGAAGAAGCGCCGACATTCATCGAGATCGCCCAGGATCGCAAGAGCTACTTCATTGATCCTATCACATTTAATGTCAACAATGTGCGCGACTTCGACGAGACGAAACGCTACCTTTTTCCAATCCCCCAGGGGCAGGTCAACCGTAACAGCAAATTGCAGCAGAACCCTAACTGGTGA